Proteins encoded within one genomic window of Triticum aestivum cultivar Chinese Spring chromosome 2D, IWGSC CS RefSeq v2.1, whole genome shotgun sequence:
- the LOC123054766 gene encoding uncharacterized protein translates to MGALPTEQANPSTGKQQVTHTGLGWTRPPWKSSPRHWIPIPASFHPLSLAAAAAAFRRANIAAMLRLRGCILPRLLPPPSTSLHRLLSAAAPAVSPSPSFAVEEYLVATCGLTPAQARKASPKISHLKSPANPDAVLAFLAGLGLSGADVATVIRKDPKLLCAGVERTLAPNVAGLISLGLSRSDIARLASLIGVTFRCRSIIAGLHYCLPLFGSYENLLRALKSGSVLSSDLERVVEPNVTFLRECGLGACDIAKLYAHTPSLLGISTQRIRTAVACVEGFGVDRESRMFRHALQVVAFLSEEKITTKVEHLKKMFRWSDSEVGIAFSYAPTLLMRSKESLQLRSEFFISEAGFEPAYIAHRPPMLTYSLEGRVRPRYYVVKFLKENGLLNHDRDCYRALTISEKFFVEKFICPHLEAAPHLAEDYATACREEVPARFIFA, encoded by the coding sequence ATGGGAGCATTGCCTACGGAGCAGGCAAACCCGTCCACGGGCAAGCAGCAGGTGACGCACACTGGACTGGGCTGGACCAGACCACCATGGAAATCTTCTCCACGACATTGGATCCCCATTCCGGCATCGTTCCATcccctctccctcgccgccgccgccgccgccttccggcGCGCCAACATCGCTGCCATGCTCCGCCTCCGGGGCTGCATCCTCCCccgcctcctcccacctccctccACCTCCCTCCACCGCCTCCTCTCCGCGGCCGCGCCTGCCGTTTCTCCGAGCCCTAGCTTCGCCGTGGAGGAGTACCTCGTCGCCACCTGCGGCCTCACCCCAGCGCAGGCCCGCAAGGCCTCCCCCAAGATCTCCCACCTCAAGTCCCCAGCCAACCCCGACGCCGtcctcgccttcctcgccggcctcggcctctccggcgccgacgtCGCCACTGTCATCCGCAAGGACCCCAAGTTGCTCTGTGCGGGCGTGGAGAGAACCCTGGCCCCCAACGTCGCGGGGCTCATCAGCCTCGGCCTCTCGCGTTCTGACATCGCGCGCCTCGCATCGCTCATCGGCGTCACTTTCCGCTGCAGATCCATCATCGCCGGGCTGCACTACTGCTTGCCCCTCTTCGGGTCCTACGAGAACCTCCTTCGAGCCCTCAAGAGTGGCTCCGTTCTCTCCTCCGACCTCGAGCGGGTGGTCGAGCCCAATGTCACCTTCCTGCGGGAGTGCGGGCTAGGTGCTTGCGATATTGCCAAGCTCTACGCACATACGCCATCCCTGCTCGGCATCAGCACCCAACGCATCCGGACAGCAGTGGCGTGCGTCGAAGGTTTTGGTGTAGACCGTGAATCTCGGATGTTCAGACATGCGCTGCAAGTCGTTGCATTCCTCAGTGAGGAGAAAATCACCACCAAGGTAGAGCACTTGAAGAAAATGTTCAGGTGGTCGGATTCCGAGGTGGGCATTGCTTTTTCTTACGCTCCAACGTTGCTAATGAGGAGTAAGGAATCGCTGCAGCTCAGGTCCGAGTTCTTCATCTCCGAGGCGGGGTTTGAACCGGCATACATTGCTCATCGTCCGCCAATGCTCACGTACAGCTTGGAGGGCCGCGTCAGACCCCGGTACTACGTTGTAAAGTTTCTCAAGGAAAATGGATTGCTAAATCACGACCGGGACTGCTATAGAGCACTCACTATCAGTGAGAAATTTTTTGTGGAGAAGTTCATATGCCCTCACCTGGAAGCTGCACCACACCTTGCTGAAGACTATGCAACTGCTTGTAGAGAGGAAGTGCCCGCCAGGTTCATATTTGCATGA
- the LOC123050216 gene encoding beta-fructofuranosidase, insoluble isoenzyme 7 has translation MNGLEHPRNGRTAYHFQPAKFWQNDPNGPLYHNGMYHFFYQYNPKGATWGDGTLSWGHSVSGDLVNWADVGNALDPTSPFDANGCWSGSATVLPGGRPAILYTGIDANRVQVQNVAFAKNPADPLLREWEKPDCNPVMPMPADVTGNNFRDPTEAWRGRDGLWRVGVVAEVGGVGSLLVYRSADFLRWERNAAPLHASSRDVPVLECPDLFPMAPPGAAEGLEVSASGAGVLHVLKLTDFAKEDHYMVGRYDDEADTFVPAEPERGDDPGNWRRLDHGHLYASKSFYDARNKRRVLWAWVDENDGGGVARVCRTAEAICSSVAPDVATHEASIAGCAGALLHARLS, from the exons ATGAATGGACTCGAGCACCCGCGCAATGGCCGGACCGCCTACCACTTCCAGCCGGCCAAGTTCTGGCAGAATG ATCCCAACG GGCCACTGTACCACAACGGCATGTACCACTTCTTCTACCAGTACAACCCCAAGGGCGCCACCTGGGGCGACGGCACGCTCTCATGGGGCCACTCCGTCTCCGGCGACCTCGTGAACTGGGCCGACGTCGGCAATGCGCTCGACCCCACCTCCCCGTTCGACGCCAACGGCTGCTGGTCGGGCTCCGCCACCGTGCTCCCAGGCGGCCGCCCGGCCATCCTCTACACCGGCATCGACGCCAACCGGGTGCAGGTACAGAACGTGGCCTTCGCCAAGAACCCCGCCGACCCGCTCCTCCGCGAGTGGGAGAAGCCCGACTGCAACCCGGTCATGCCCATGCCGGCGGACGTCACCGGCAACAACTTCCGCGACCCCACTGAGGCGTGGCGCGGCCGCGACGGCCTGTGGAGGGTCGGCGTCGTCGCGGAGGTCGGCGGCGTGGGGTCCCTGCTCGTGTACCGGAGCGCGGACTTCCTCCGCTGGGAGCGCAACGCCGCGCCTCTGCACGCCAGCTCGCGGGACGTGCCCGTGCTGGAGTGCCCGGACCTGTTCCCCATGGCGCCGCCcggcgcggcggaggggctcgaggTGTCGGCGAGCGGCGCCGGGGTGTTGCACGTGCTGAAGCTCACGGACTTCGCCAAGGAGGACCACTACATGGTCGGCCGGTACGACGACGAGGCGGACACCTTCGTGCCGGCGGAGCCCGAGCGCGGCGACGATCCCGGCAACTGGCGCCGGCTCGACCACGGCCACCTGTACGCGTCCAAGTCCTTCTACGACGCCCGCAACAAGCGGCGCGTGCTGTGGGCGTGGGTGGACGagaacgacggcggcggcgtcgccAGGGTGTGCCGAACGGCGGAGGCGATATGTAGCTCGGTTGCGCCGGACGTCGCGACGCATGAAGCTTCGATTGCAGGGTGTGCTGGTGCATTGCTGCATGCGCGATTGAGTTGA